CTTTTTTGTAAAACATTAGCAATCAACAATTGTTGCGTACTAGCTTCTCTGGGATAAGTTTCGGTTTCCAAATTAAATTGCCCTTTTTCTGGAGCAGTACCCGTGAGAATTCTATTAAATTCTGCTAATCCTTCATCAAATTCATGATTTCCTAAAGTACCATAATCAAAGTTCATTTGGTTCATCACTTTGATGGTAGGCTCATCTTGAAGCAAACTAGAGTTAACTGGGCTGCTGCCAACCATATCACCTGCTTGAATTCTGAGTGAGATACCATTAGGTGACTGTGACATAAAGGTATCTTTTTCCTGATTTAAATGACCAGCAAGAGAAGGGGCTTCATAGAGGGCACCATGGAAATCATTCGTGCCTAGCAATTGTATGGGTAGTATAGTTGATTGTTGAGACTGATTATTATTAGCTATTTCTTTAGCTTGGACAGCTTGAGGTGAAAACGAATAAGCTAGAAAAAGCGCTGTAAGTAGTAATAATAATTTTTTTTTATTTTTCATTTTATAACATCTCCTTAAAGTGAATATAACATACGTTATATGAAATTTCTAGCTTATCTCAAGACAATGGAAGGTATCATTTTATTAAATTTTTTGAGAAGTATGAATATATAATTCCAATAGAATATCAAAAGAAAAACCTGAATTGAACGATACATGTTCAACTCAGGTTTTTCTTTTGATAGAGGGCTATTATTCTTGAGCCAAGATTCGATGTAAAAACTCTTTCGTCCGTTCTTCTTTTGGATGAACAAAGATATCATCAGATGTGCCTTCTTCAGCAATCACACCTTTGTCCATAAAGATTACACGATCAGAAACCTCTTTAGCGAATGCCATTTCGTGTGTCACGATAATCATTGTTAATCCTGTGTCAGCTAAGTCTTTCATCGTTTTCAAAACTTCTCCGACCATTTCAGGATCAAGTGCTGAAGTTGGTTCATCGAACAACATTACATCAGGATTCATTGATAACGCACGAGCGATTGCGACACGTTGTTTTTGCCCACCGGAAAGTTGCGATGGTTTTGCATCAATAAAACGCTCCATCCCCACTTTATCTAGATTTTCTAAAGCAATTTTACGAGCTTCTTCTTTGCTGCGTTTTAAGACAGTGATTTGTCCAGAAGTACAGTTTTCTAGAACATTCATGTTATTAAATAAATTAAAGGATTGGAAAACCATGCCTAGATGTGTACGGTATTTAGGAAGGTTGTATCCACGTTCTAAAACATTTTCACCATTGTAGATAATTTTGCCACCAGTAGGTTTTTCTAATAAGTTGATGCAACGTAAAAGGGTTGATTTGCCCGAACCAGAAGAGCCGATGATCGTCACGACTTCTCCTTTATTTACAGTCACATTGATATCTTTTAAAACTTCATTTTCACCGAAGCTTTTTCTTAGATGTTCGACTTCAATAATTGCGTTCATCATTATCTCCTCTTAGCTTTCTTTTAGATTTTCTGCTTCTTCTAATTTTACATAAGCAGAAGGACCGTCCATTTTTTTCTCAACGACACGCAGAATGCGTGTGATCGCATAAGTCATGATCAAGTACATGATTCCAACAATCGTAAATGTTTGGAAGAATTGGAAGTTTGCGCCAGATGCAGAATTTCCTTGGAAGAATAAGTCAGCTACACCAATAACACTCAAAACAGCCGTATCTTTGATATTAATGACAAATTCATTTCCTGTTGCAGGTAAAATATTACGCAATACTTGAGGAACAACGACTTTACGCATCGTTTGTCCATGCGTCATTCCAATTGCTTGTGCTGCTTCAAATTGCCCTTGGTCAACAGCAAAGATTCCGCCGCGTACGATTTCAGACATATAAGCACCTGTATTAATAGAAACAATAAACAAAGCCGCAATCGTTCGATCTAGAGAAATCCCAAAAGCTAAGGCTAAACCATAGAAAATGACCATAGCTTGTACCATCATCGGTGTGCCGCGGAACACTTCGATATAGACCGAAAGCAAACCGTTTCCTAATTTTTGGAATAAACGAGTCACTTTATTTTCAGATTCTGGAATCGTGCGAACGACACCGATCAATAATCCTAATGTTGTTCCTACAACTGTTCCGATTAAAGCGATAAATAAAGTCAAACCTGCTCCACGTAAGAACATACCGCCGTATTGATCCCAAATATTTTTGAAGTCGGCTAAAACACCTGATTTTTCACTGTCACTTGTTTCGGCAGCGGGTTGATCTTTGACTGCTTGATCCATGATTTTTGTTCGCTCATCTGATGAAATACCTGATAAAATTTGATTGACTGTACTGATTTCCGGATCTGCTTTTCGCATACCCACTGCGATTTGAACATCTTCCGCGTTGGTTTGGAAACCATTTTCTTTAGAGAACTCAAGCATTTCTAAATCCTTATTAACACTTGTCGCAGTCACACCTTCTGGTCGTTCGCTGACATAGCCATCGATCATACCAGAAGCTAAAGCTGTTCTCATTGCTGAGAAATTATCCATAGCTTGTTGCTTATTCACACCAGGGATTTGATCGATCACACTATAATGGAAGGTATTTAACTGTGCTGTGATTTTAGCACCTGATAAATCTTTCAAATTTTTAGCGTCGGCAAACTTGCTTTTTTTCTGAACGACAACAACTAATTGTGATTCATAGTAAGGATCAGTAAAATCAATTTCTTTGCGACGTTCTGCAGTAGGACTCATCCCAGCAATAATGGCATCGATTTTACCTGATTGTAAGGCTGGAGCCAAACCATCCCATTTTGTTTGAACGATTACTAGTTT
This sequence is a window from Enterococcus sp. 7F3_DIV0205. Protein-coding genes within it:
- a CDS encoding amino acid ABC transporter ATP-binding protein, with protein sequence MMNAIIEVEHLRKSFGENEVLKDINVTVNKGEVVTIIGSSGSGKSTLLRCINLLEKPTGGKIIYNGENVLERGYNLPKYRTHLGMVFQSFNLFNNMNVLENCTSGQITVLKRSKEEARKIALENLDKVGMERFIDAKPSQLSGGQKQRVAIARALSMNPDVMLFDEPTSALDPEMVGEVLKTMKDLADTGLTMIIVTHEMAFAKEVSDRVIFMDKGVIAEEGTSDDIFVHPKEERTKEFLHRILAQE
- a CDS encoding ABC transporter permease subunit (The N-terminal region of this protein, as described by TIGR01726, is a three transmembrane segment that identifies a subfamily of ABC transporter permease subunits, which specificities that include histidine, arginine, glutamine, glutamate, L-cystine (sic), the opines (in Agrobacterium) octopine and nopaline, etc.), with product MNKKSFSLSLLFAIILSVFCAPLFSQAETNGEFRVGMEAGYAPFNWSQKTDANGAVPIQGNSSYAGGYDVQIAKKIADGLDKKLVIVQTKWDGLAPALQSGKIDAIIAGMSPTAERRKEIDFTDPYYESQLVVVVQKKSKFADAKNLKDLSGAKITAQLNTFHYSVIDQIPGVNKQQAMDNFSAMRTALASGMIDGYVSERPEGVTATSVNKDLEMLEFSKENGFQTNAEDVQIAVGMRKADPEISTVNQILSGISSDERTKIMDQAVKDQPAAETSDSEKSGVLADFKNIWDQYGGMFLRGAGLTLFIALIGTVVGTTLGLLIGVVRTIPESENKVTRLFQKLGNGLLSVYIEVFRGTPMMVQAMVIFYGLALAFGISLDRTIAALFIVSINTGAYMSEIVRGGIFAVDQGQFEAAQAIGMTHGQTMRKVVVPQVLRNILPATGNEFVINIKDTAVLSVIGVADLFFQGNSASGANFQFFQTFTIVGIMYLIMTYAITRILRVVEKKMDGPSAYVKLEEAENLKES